The Panacibacter microcysteis genome includes a window with the following:
- a CDS encoding gliding motility-associated C-terminal domain-containing protein: MKSYFLFCCFVIIAPLVKAQLCSGTLGDPIINMNFGAGGNFSMPGKTTTFERTGGCPGKGQYVISSFLFGCGSNDDKSWIKMIGDHTGDLNGNYMLINAESTPGTVFTDTANDLCDNTNYVFSGWISNAMQHFTCGGNPVLANVTFTIKTLDGTILASASTGDIPVADDRLWVQYGVAFNTPANTPSVIASITTNPSPGCGSGFVIDDITLQSCGPLAAITLDGSTEPGYVCADYSNPFILQGNISAGFANPAVQWQASTDSGKTWQDIAGAQSALYAIPRRTSGHIEYRMVAAENANIGSINCRIASNVIPTEIYPVPPHDPPQNIIGCLQKDLLLPATDPSALEVLWRGPNSYVYSVADPRATIPSVGYKDTGLYTLKQTFYYGCTKFDSFYLKIYPGTTISAQPAKAVCEGQSQQLLVSASGGGSFKWYPSAGLSDDAVPNPVATPGDTTEYKIVVTNSYGCKDSTYLTINVYRNLELSAGIDKVILEGDTAVLDARVKGTLVNFSWAPNTFIDNINTVKPKVNPVKSTEYTITASSAVGCGSGTDKVMVTVYKDIRVPNAFTPNGDGKNDKFRIIPLDTYRVQQFLIFNRWGKLLFRTNDKYKGWDGTYNGMLQPAGVYVYRLELVNVQEKSLVKQGTLTLLR; encoded by the coding sequence ATGAAAAGTTACTTTCTCTTTTGTTGTTTCGTTATCATCGCGCCTTTGGTGAAGGCACAGTTATGTTCCGGAACATTAGGAGATCCTATCATCAACATGAATTTTGGAGCAGGTGGAAACTTTAGCATGCCCGGGAAAACTACCACCTTTGAGCGTACAGGTGGCTGCCCCGGCAAGGGTCAGTACGTTATAAGCAGTTTTCTTTTTGGCTGCGGCAGTAATGATGATAAATCGTGGATCAAAATGATTGGCGATCATACCGGAGATCTCAATGGCAATTACATGCTCATTAACGCAGAGAGTACGCCCGGCACTGTTTTTACAGATACAGCCAATGATCTGTGCGATAACACCAACTATGTCTTTTCCGGTTGGATTTCGAATGCTATGCAGCATTTCACCTGCGGTGGAAACCCTGTTCTGGCCAACGTTACTTTTACCATCAAAACACTTGATGGTACAATACTCGCATCAGCTTCCACAGGGGATATTCCGGTTGCAGATGACAGGCTATGGGTACAATATGGTGTTGCATTCAATACGCCGGCCAATACACCATCTGTAATTGCCAGTATTACTACAAATCCCAGTCCCGGCTGCGGAAGCGGTTTTGTAATAGATGATATCACATTGCAAAGTTGTGGGCCTTTGGCGGCCATCACACTTGATGGCAGTACAGAGCCTGGTTACGTGTGTGCTGATTACTCAAATCCATTTATATTACAGGGAAATATATCTGCCGGTTTTGCAAATCCTGCTGTTCAATGGCAGGCCAGTACAGACTCAGGTAAAACATGGCAGGATATTGCGGGGGCTCAATCTGCCCTGTATGCCATTCCACGAAGAACTAGTGGACACATTGAATATCGGATGGTTGCGGCAGAAAATGCAAACATTGGTTCCATCAATTGCAGAATTGCGTCTAATGTTATACCGACCGAAATTTACCCCGTACCACCGCACGATCCTCCACAAAACATTATTGGCTGTTTACAGAAAGATCTTTTACTTCCTGCAACAGATCCGTCGGCTTTGGAGGTATTGTGGAGAGGCCCCAACAGTTATGTTTATTCCGTAGCCGATCCCCGTGCCACTATTCCATCAGTCGGCTATAAAGACACAGGGCTATATACACTCAAGCAAACATTTTATTATGGCTGCACAAAGTTTGATTCGTTTTACCTGAAAATTTACCCGGGCACTACTATCTCAGCGCAACCGGCTAAAGCGGTTTGTGAAGGGCAGAGTCAGCAGTTGCTCGTGTCCGCTTCCGGAGGAGGGTCATTTAAATGGTATCCTTCTGCAGGATTGTCAGATGATGCTGTTCCTAACCCTGTTGCCACTCCGGGAGATACAACTGAATATAAGATTGTTGTAACAAATAGTTACGGTTGCAAAGATTCCACTTACCTAACTATCAACGTATATAGAAATCTCGAACTCAGTGCAGGAATAGATAAAGTCATTCTTGAAGGAGATACTGCTGTTTTGGATGCCAGGGTAAAAGGTACATTGGTTAATTTTTCATGGGCTCCCAATACGTTTATTGACAATATCAATACAGTGAAACCAAAGGTCAATCCGGTGAAAAGCACAGAATATACTATCACAGCAAGTTCAGCAGTCGGCTGCGGATCAGGTACTGATAAAGTAATGGTAACTGTTTATAAGGACATCAGGGTACCGAATGCTTTTACTCCAAACGGGGATGGTAAAAATGATAAATTCAGGATAATCCCGTTGGATACTTATCGAGTACAACAATTTTTGATATTTAACCGATGGGGTAAATTATTATTCAGAACCAATGACAAGTACAAAGGTTGGGATGGAACTTACAATGGCATGCTTCAACCTGCCGGCGTTTATGTTTATCGATTGGAGCTGGTGAATGTCCAGGAAAAATCGCTCGTGAAGCAGGGAACGCTTACGTTGCTTCGGTAA
- a CDS encoding SusC/RagA family TonB-linked outer membrane protein, with protein MRQKIDCLAVRLCAAFILVFLSVAAFAQKTVSGTVKSAKDNQPIVGASVLVKGTSVGVATSATGTFTINVPAGKNTLVISSVGFDEMEVDVTSQTNVTVSLKDKSSTLDEIVVTGYTAQRKKDITGSVTVVNTKELLANPGSNVESLLQGKASGVTVGTSGVPGAGASIRIRGFTTFNQNEPLYVVDGARVSSISDLNPNDIESLQVLKDGSSAAAYGAAAANGVIIITTKRGKGKPKVTYDAYYGVQSLTKKYDLLNTAEYGEYLLRLQLGSDLPPGTTKYNLGQYNGGQDSTDVPIIPDYILAGSGSSVMEGDPEDRANPAKYKLNLNDVNGSGTYLIVAANKTGTDWMDAITKAAPMQSHNLSVSGGSETGNYVLGLNYFDQDGIIVFTGYKRYSIRANTNFVIKNKVRLGENLQVSIIDKHGFNNQDEGNAISMSYRMQPIVPVYDIAGNFAGTRGSNLGNASNPYADLYRGQNNKDKKVGIIGSAYAEVDFLKYFTLKTVLGMDYSNGWYNYFNIPAYENAEGRGGVGEYGEGHNYGYTMTWYNTLNFHKTFGLDHDIRALIGTEMVQGQGRGVFARNNNYFLFERLFQQVSTGLGTTPYGESYEYRFRKYSPIIGKIDYTYSNKYLLSGTFRRDGSSNAFGPNSKYGNFISGSAGWRISEEKFMQGKIDWLNDLKLRVGYGLLGNDNTVDFGFITSYVFDPFAAGYPIDGNNTGFTPGMMHRSIGNPDIKWEQSATTNVGLDATLFKSSLNIVLDLYTRKTTDLIYDRQLDPTLYGGNIFRQPTNIGDMTNKGIDLAVSYRGGNRDFKYDAGINFSLYRNKVGNIADPYFEGSRSRIDPFNRSVTGQPISMFYGYIIDGFFQTQADMDAIVQNNEGIGKWRYKDLSGPEGKPDGIIDVNDRTFMGNPHPNFTMGFNFNASYKNFDVSTSLYWKNGGDIVNYVRYWTDFNTFQGNRDRRVLYDSWTPENTNAKLPVLDGSDGASGQVPVSYYVESGGYLRLRNLSIGYSLPANILKRLSIDRFRIYVQAQNLFTITKYTGLDPEISTQIVGRNDYRSRRSDANSLGVDYGNFPTPRIISVGANVVF; from the coding sequence ATGAGACAAAAAATCGATTGCTTGGCCGTGCGCCTTTGCGCGGCCTTTATTCTCGTTTTTCTTTCCGTTGCAGCATTTGCGCAAAAAACCGTCTCGGGCACTGTAAAAAGTGCGAAAGACAATCAGCCGATCGTTGGTGCATCGGTTTTGGTTAAAGGCACAAGTGTAGGTGTAGCAACTTCCGCTACAGGTACATTTACAATTAATGTACCTGCCGGCAAAAACACGCTTGTAATCTCTTCTGTGGGCTTTGACGAAATGGAAGTAGATGTTACGAGCCAGACGAATGTAACCGTATCGCTAAAAGACAAATCGTCTACGCTGGATGAGATTGTGGTTACAGGTTATACAGCACAACGGAAAAAGGATATCACTGGTTCCGTTACGGTGGTGAATACCAAAGAATTGCTGGCAAATCCAGGCTCTAACGTTGAAAGCCTTCTACAAGGTAAAGCTTCAGGCGTTACCGTTGGTACATCGGGCGTACCAGGTGCCGGTGCGTCAATCCGTATTCGTGGATTTACTACTTTCAATCAGAATGAACCTCTGTACGTAGTGGATGGTGCACGCGTTAGCTCTATCTCTGATCTTAACCCGAATGATATTGAGTCTCTGCAGGTACTGAAAGATGGTTCTTCCGCTGCCGCCTATGGTGCAGCCGCAGCTAATGGTGTAATCATCATCACAACCAAAAGAGGAAAAGGTAAACCGAAAGTTACTTATGATGCATATTATGGTGTGCAGTCACTCACAAAAAAATATGACCTGTTAAATACCGCTGAATATGGCGAGTATCTTTTAAGACTTCAGCTTGGCTCCGACCTACCTCCAGGAACTACTAAGTATAATTTAGGACAATACAATGGCGGTCAAGACTCAACAGATGTTCCAATCATTCCTGACTACATTCTAGCTGGCTCTGGTAGTAGCGTAATGGAAGGTGATCCCGAAGATCGCGCAAACCCTGCAAAATACAAGCTAAATCTTAATGACGTTAATGGATCCGGTACCTATTTAATAGTTGCTGCAAATAAAACAGGAACAGACTGGATGGATGCTATTACTAAAGCCGCCCCAATGCAAAGCCATAATCTTAGCGTATCGGGAGGATCGGAAACAGGTAACTATGTTTTAGGTTTAAACTATTTTGACCAGGATGGGATTATAGTATTCACTGGTTACAAAAGATATTCAATCAGGGCGAATACCAATTTTGTAATTAAAAATAAGGTTCGCCTTGGAGAGAATTTACAGGTAAGCATAATTGATAAGCATGGGTTTAACAACCAGGATGAAGGAAATGCTATTTCAATGTCTTACCGTATGCAGCCTATCGTTCCGGTATATGATATAGCGGGAAATTTCGCAGGAACAAGAGGATCAAACCTTGGAAATGCCTCTAATCCATATGCTGATCTTTACAGGGGGCAAAATAACAAAGACAAAAAGGTTGGTATCATAGGATCGGCGTACGCTGAAGTAGATTTCCTTAAGTATTTCACGTTGAAAACAGTACTTGGAATGGATTATAGCAACGGATGGTATAATTATTTCAACATACCGGCTTATGAAAATGCAGAAGGCAGAGGTGGAGTAGGAGAATATGGCGAGGGTCATAATTATGGATATACGATGACATGGTACAATACATTAAATTTTCATAAAACATTTGGATTAGATCATGACATAAGAGCCCTTATCGGAACTGAAATGGTACAGGGACAGGGAAGAGGTGTTTTTGCAAGAAATAACAATTACTTTTTGTTTGAGAGGCTTTTTCAGCAGGTTAGTACCGGCCTGGGAACTACACCCTATGGTGAGAGCTACGAATATAGATTCCGCAAATATTCACCGATTATAGGTAAAATCGATTACACTTATTCAAATAAATATCTACTTAGTGGAACGTTTAGAAGAGACGGATCATCAAACGCATTTGGTCCTAATTCCAAATATGGAAACTTTATTTCTGGTAGCGCGGGATGGAGAATATCAGAAGAAAAATTTATGCAGGGAAAGATCGATTGGCTTAACGATCTTAAGCTTCGGGTCGGATATGGTCTACTAGGAAATGACAACACTGTAGATTTTGGATTTATAACTTCTTACGTATTTGATCCTTTTGCAGCAGGATATCCTATTGACGGAAATAATACAGGATTTACCCCGGGAATGATGCACAGATCCATAGGTAATCCAGATATTAAATGGGAACAGTCAGCAACTACAAATGTTGGTTTGGATGCCACTTTATTCAAAAGTAGCCTTAATATAGTTTTAGATCTTTATACCCGCAAAACCACTGATCTGATTTATGACAGACAATTAGACCCCACTTTATACGGTGGAAATATATTCAGACAGCCAACAAATATTGGTGATATGACTAATAAAGGTATTGATTTGGCTGTGAGCTATAGAGGTGGTAACCGAGATTTCAAATATGATGCTGGTATAAACTTCTCTTTATATCGTAACAAGGTGGGTAATATCGCTGATCCATATTTCGAAGGAAGTAGATCTAGAATTGATCCATTTAACAGGTCTGTTACAGGTCAGCCTATTTCGATGTTTTATGGTTATATCATCGATGGATTTTTTCAAACGCAGGCAGACATGGACGCAATCGTTCAGAATAATGAGGGTATTGGGAAATGGAGATACAAAGACTTATCTGGTCCGGAAGGAAAGCCTGATGGTATTATTGATGTAAACGATAGAACTTTCATGGGAAATCCACATCCTAATTTCACGATGGGATTTAATTTCAATGCTTCTTACAAGAATTTTGACGTAAGCACGTCTTTATATTGGAAAAATGGTGGCGATATTGTGAACTATGTTCGGTATTGGACTGATTTCAATACATTTCAGGGCAACAGGGACAGAAGGGTTTTATATGATAGCTGGACTCCTGAGAATACCAATGCCAAGCTGCCTGTACTTGATGGTTCTGATGGCGCTAGCGGCCAGGTACCCGTAAGTTATTACGTAGAATCTGGTGGATACTTGAGACTTAGAAATTTATCCATCGGTTACTCCTTGCCTGCAAATATTCTTAAGAGGTTAAGCATTGACAGATTCCGCATTTATGTTCAGGCCCAGAACCTATTTACAATTACAAAATATACTGGCTTAGATCCTGAAATCTCAACTCAAATTGTAGGTCGGAACGACTACAGATCTAGAAGATCCGATGCAAACAGCCTCGGGGTAGATTACGGAAATTTCCCAACGCCAAGAATAATTTCTGTAGGAGCTAACGTTGTATTTTAG
- a CDS encoding RagB/SusD family nutrient uptake outer membrane protein produces MKNTNKIIIAIILTGFVTVIYSCKEDFLTAQPYGQYGLDQVKNKKAIDALLVGAYGVLDGQGVNSTWAPSAVNWATAGVAADDAYKGTDANDQPQMTEVEMYQSQSANPYFYDKWVAVYEGVSRANDVIRLTSDPAVVDMTDDEKKVVIAQARFLRGHYHFDAKRLWNKVPFISDTTTVYNNSSDIWPEIEADFQFAYDNLPETQSQVGRVNKWAAAAYLAKCYMFQSKFTQAKALFDVIITSGKNSSGAAYGLQDAYWKNFDPAYDNSMESVFAVASAASGTVDGSGERSLGLAFPYGGDFGCCGFFQPSQNLVNAYKTDANGLPLFSTFNNADLKNDQGVADGAAYQNDNVTPLDPRLDWTVGRKGIFFWDWGVHPGVSWIRDQNYAGPFSPKKHIFSKKEANVLTSSGWKNITAKDIYIIRYADVLLMAAEAEIEVGSLEVARGYINRVRARAENPISWVREVPGDLTSEQADANYQIGLYASFPNQDYARTAVRFERRLELAQEGHRFFDLVRWGIAAETLNAYIEKEKTKRVYKAGAVFVKGKHEYFPIPSSIIDLATKYGSSLTQNPGY; encoded by the coding sequence ATGAAAAATACAAATAAGATTATAATCGCAATCATCCTGACGGGATTTGTGACTGTAATTTATAGTTGCAAGGAAGATTTTTTGACTGCCCAACCATACGGTCAGTATGGTTTGGATCAAGTAAAAAATAAAAAGGCAATTGACGCGCTGTTGGTGGGAGCCTACGGGGTTTTAGACGGCCAGGGTGTAAATAGTACATGGGCCCCTTCTGCTGTAAACTGGGCTACTGCAGGTGTTGCCGCAGATGATGCTTATAAAGGTACGGATGCAAATGATCAGCCACAAATGACTGAGGTTGAAATGTATCAATCACAATCTGCAAATCCTTATTTTTATGACAAATGGGTTGCAGTCTATGAAGGTGTGTCTCGTGCAAACGATGTTATTAGATTAACATCTGATCCAGCGGTTGTAGATATGACAGACGATGAAAAGAAAGTTGTTATTGCCCAGGCGAGATTTTTACGTGGACATTACCATTTTGATGCAAAGCGCTTGTGGAATAAGGTGCCGTTTATCAGTGACACAACAACAGTATACAATAATTCAAGTGATATATGGCCTGAAATTGAAGCAGATTTCCAGTTTGCTTATGATAATCTTCCTGAAACACAATCTCAGGTTGGAAGGGTAAACAAATGGGCTGCTGCAGCTTACCTGGCTAAATGCTACATGTTCCAGAGTAAGTTTACGCAGGCAAAAGCATTATTCGATGTTATCATTACCAGTGGTAAAAATTCATCAGGTGCTGCATACGGCTTACAGGATGCTTACTGGAAAAATTTTGATCCAGCTTATGATAACAGTATGGAAAGTGTTTTTGCAGTAGCCTCAGCGGCTTCTGGAACTGTGGACGGTAGCGGTGAACGTTCTTTAGGTCTTGCATTCCCTTACGGTGGCGACTTTGGTTGCTGCGGCTTCTTTCAGCCTTCGCAAAATCTTGTGAACGCGTATAAGACTGACGCTAACGGATTGCCGTTGTTCTCTACTTTCAATAACGCTGATCTTAAGAACGACCAGGGTGTTGCAGATGGAGCAGCATATCAGAATGATAATGTTACTCCGCTGGATCCAAGGTTAGACTGGACAGTAGGTAGAAAAGGTATATTTTTCTGGGACTGGGGTGTGCATCCGGGTGTTTCATGGATTCGCGACCAGAACTATGCAGGCCCTTTCAGCCCTAAAAAACACATCTTCTCCAAAAAAGAAGCGAATGTATTAACGTCTTCCGGCTGGAAAAATATCACAGCAAAAGATATTTATATTATCCGTTATGCAGATGTGTTGCTAATGGCTGCAGAAGCTGAAATAGAAGTTGGTTCTTTAGAAGTGGCACGTGGTTATATAAACAGGGTACGTGCAAGAGCTGAAAACCCGATAAGCTGGGTGAGAGAAGTACCTGGCGATCTTACGTCTGAGCAGGCAGATGCGAACTACCAGATCGGATTGTATGCATCTTTCCCTAACCAGGATTATGCAAGAACAGCCGTGCGTTTCGAAAGAAGGTTAGAGCTTGCCCAGGAAGGTCATCGTTTCTTTGACCTTGTAAGATGGGGAATAGCCGCCGAAACACTTAACGCATACATTGAAAAGGAAAAAACAAAAAGAGTGTATAAAGCCGGGGCAGTTTTTGTAAAAGGTAAACACGAATATTTTCCAATACCTTCTTCAATTATTGATCTTGCAACAAAGTATGGCTCCAGCCTGACACAAAATCCAGGTTACTAG
- a CDS encoding Dabb family protein, with translation MKKTSRRKFIATATSAGFAVAVSAKPLNMKAKSKQVAHHALFWLKNPTSVEDRDKLVEGVKGLAKIETIKQIHVGVLASTEKREVVDTSWQVSEIMFFDDLEGQATYQTHPIHQEFIKNYGHLWAKVVVYDALEA, from the coding sequence ATGAAAAAAACCAGCAGAAGAAAATTTATAGCAACAGCAACATCTGCCGGTTTTGCTGTTGCAGTTTCAGCAAAGCCATTAAACATGAAAGCAAAAAGCAAACAGGTAGCACACCATGCATTATTTTGGTTAAAAAACCCAACTTCAGTGGAAGACAGGGATAAACTGGTGGAAGGCGTAAAAGGTCTTGCCAAAATAGAGACGATTAAACAAATACATGTAGGTGTACTGGCGAGTACAGAAAAGCGGGAAGTAGTAGATACCAGCTGGCAGGTTTCTGAAATCATGTTTTTTGATGATCTTGAAGGCCAGGCCACTTACCAAACGCATCCTATACACCAGGAATTTATTAAAAACTATGGGCACCTGTGGGCGAAAGTAGTTGTATATGATGCGCTTGAAGCTTAG
- a CDS encoding MFS transporter — protein MLAGNIALHRPARIGVSNFFFISGLCFATWAARIPDIQHHLNLSEAALGSVLFASPVGSMLCLPLAGFLVTRFGSRNCLLAGSFIYAVILCCIGLVDTVWQLVAALFFFGMAGNLMNISVNTQAVGVEALYKRSIMASFHGLWSLAGFTGAAIGTLMVSQGISPLHHFILVASLMIIAVIIFFRHTLREDDHGREKTKFQFKWSNIKSVITLGIIAFCCMGCEGCMFDWSGIYFRDIVKAPSYLVTVGYTVFMATMATGRFIADTMVTKFGATRVLQASGTLITTGLLTAVIFPNIYAAAFGFFLTGFGVSSVVPLSYGLAGKSTKLSAGIAISLVSSVGFLGFLFGPPIIGYIAEALSLQWSFGLMAIIGFGTAVLASNAKVE, from the coding sequence ATGTTAGCAGGCAACATTGCGCTCCATCGCCCGGCAAGAATTGGCGTGAGCAATTTTTTCTTCATCTCCGGCTTGTGTTTTGCCACATGGGCAGCACGCATACCAGATATACAACATCATTTAAACTTAAGTGAGGCAGCACTTGGTTCTGTACTCTTTGCTTCGCCTGTAGGTTCTATGTTGTGCCTGCCATTAGCAGGGTTTCTTGTTACAAGATTTGGCAGCCGCAACTGTTTGCTGGCAGGCTCTTTCATCTATGCCGTTATTCTTTGTTGCATAGGCCTTGTCGATACCGTTTGGCAACTCGTGGCGGCGCTTTTCTTTTTCGGTATGGCCGGTAATCTTATGAATATCTCGGTAAATACACAGGCTGTGGGGGTAGAGGCGTTGTACAAACGTTCTATCATGGCGTCATTTCACGGGTTGTGGAGCCTTGCAGGGTTTACAGGTGCTGCCATCGGTACATTAATGGTCTCACAAGGCATATCACCTTTACACCATTTTATACTGGTGGCATCGTTGATGATAATCGCCGTAATCATTTTTTTTCGACACACACTACGCGAAGATGATCATGGTCGTGAAAAAACCAAATTCCAGTTTAAATGGAGCAATATAAAGTCTGTTATAACACTTGGTATTATTGCGTTTTGTTGTATGGGTTGCGAAGGTTGCATGTTTGACTGGAGTGGTATTTATTTCAGAGATATAGTAAAAGCACCATCGTACCTGGTAACCGTAGGCTACACTGTGTTTATGGCAACAATGGCAACAGGCCGGTTTATTGCAGATACAATGGTTACAAAATTTGGTGCTACACGCGTTTTACAGGCCAGTGGTACGCTTATTACAACCGGGTTATTAACCGCAGTTATTTTTCCAAATATCTACGCAGCTGCATTCGGTTTTTTTCTCACCGGTTTTGGGGTTTCTTCTGTAGTGCCACTCAGTTATGGTCTTGCCGGCAAATCAACAAAACTCTCTGCCGGTATAGCTATCTCACTTGTTTCGAGTGTAGGGTTTCTTGGTTTCCTTTTTGGCCCGCCAATTATTGGTTATATAGCGGAAGCACTTAGCTTACAATGGTCGTTTGGGCTTATGGCTATTATTGGTTTTGGCACAGCCGTATTGGCATCTAATGCTAAAGTGGAATAA
- a CDS encoding aldose 1-epimerase, with translation MACSVSITKQGEENIILLQDNISGCTAEIYSFGALLNTFAVPVDHKPVNVIDGFISMQDAVANVSKGFKSTKLSPFVCRLKNGEYTFNSVAHKIKKFYMGSAAIHGLLFDQSFKVKEHGADEHAAYVVLLYTYNKTDEGFPFGFEMEVTYKLHEENRLLLSTKVTNKAGTAIPISDGWHPYFTFGVKVDELLVQFNSRRMVVFDNGLLPTGDLVPYTTFARTKRFGNTALDNCFELAATNEVSCTIRNPFNGLQLSITPAASYPYLQIFTPNDRRSIAIENLSSVPDAFNNGIGLIVLPPGNATTFETTYQLAIV, from the coding sequence ATGGCATGCTCGGTAAGTATTACAAAACAAGGTGAAGAAAACATTATACTGCTGCAGGATAATATTAGCGGGTGCACGGCAGAGATATATTCTTTTGGTGCATTGCTCAATACATTTGCTGTTCCGGTAGATCATAAGCCCGTAAACGTTATAGATGGGTTTATCTCAATGCAGGATGCCGTGGCCAATGTTTCCAAAGGTTTTAAAAGTACAAAGCTTAGTCCGTTTGTATGCAGGTTAAAGAATGGTGAATACACATTTAACAGCGTGGCGCACAAAATAAAAAAGTTTTACATGGGCAGCGCTGCAATACATGGCCTGCTCTTCGATCAGTCTTTTAAGGTAAAAGAGCATGGTGCAGATGAGCACGCCGCTTATGTAGTGCTGTTATACACCTATAACAAAACAGACGAGGGTTTCCCATTCGGGTTTGAAATGGAGGTCACCTATAAACTGCACGAAGAAAACCGATTATTGCTTTCAACAAAAGTTACGAATAAAGCTGGTACAGCCATACCAATAAGCGATGGCTGGCACCCATACTTTACTTTTGGTGTAAAGGTTGATGAACTGCTGGTACAGTTTAACAGCAGGCGTATGGTTGTATTTGACAATGGCCTTTTGCCGACAGGCGATCTTGTACCTTACACAACTTTTGCACGCACAAAAAGATTTGGAAACACCGCGCTGGATAATTGTTTCGAGCTCGCAGCTACAAATGAAGTTTCGTGCACTATCAGAAACCCTTTTAACGGGCTTCAGCTAAGTATAACGCCTGCTGCCTCATACCCCTACCTGCAAATATTTACACCAAACGACAGGCGCAGCATTGCTATTGAAAATCTCAGCAGTGTTCCCGATGCGTTTAATAATGGCATAGGGTTAATAGTATTACCGCCAGGTAATGCTACAACGTTTGAAACTACGTACCAGTTGGCCATTGTATAG
- a CDS encoding Gfo/Idh/MocA family protein, which translates to MTLRELLSPTRALKTATESILLTWKEIANLFGLSQDIYVNPLHRPLSKPVTAILIGAGHRGNIYADYSFIRPDEVNIVGIAEPNAVRNGRFARKHDIPAANRFYDWEDVFKREKFADAVIIATPDNLHFEPCMKALECGYDVLLEKPAAPTEEQCRIILETAKNYGRIVSVCHVLRYSPYFRQLKQILDAKTIGEIISVQHLEPIEYVHMTHSYVRGNWRNSKQTSPIILAKSCHDTDILRWLINEPSRYVQCFGGLSWFKQENAPEGSTERCTDGCAVEGECPFSAIQIYLRDKKRLYVFDLPEDTGKWNKIILRNLFNTNYGRCVYRMDNDQPDHLTVNIQFEKNITAAFSMEAFTSYEGRCTRVMGTKGDIVGNMETYTITDFKTGRETSWSLKTDYHGGGDHRLMQDWVQAVGHQDAQVLSSTIDVSVESHLMAFAAERSRLNKTIEPVMLNK; encoded by the coding sequence ATGACACTGAGGGAACTTCTATCACCAACACGGGCACTTAAAACAGCAACGGAATCGATATTGCTAACGTGGAAAGAGATTGCCAATCTTTTCGGGCTAAGCCAGGATATCTATGTAAACCCTTTGCACAGGCCACTTTCAAAGCCTGTAACAGCTATATTGATCGGTGCCGGCCACAGGGGTAATATATACGCCGATTATTCCTTTATACGACCAGATGAGGTAAATATAGTGGGTATTGCCGAACCCAATGCAGTACGCAATGGCAGGTTTGCACGCAAGCACGACATACCTGCCGCCAACAGGTTTTATGACTGGGAAGATGTATTCAAACGCGAAAAATTTGCCGATGCAGTTATCATTGCAACACCCGATAACCTGCACTTTGAGCCCTGCATGAAAGCACTTGAATGTGGTTATGATGTGCTGCTTGAAAAGCCGGCCGCACCTACAGAAGAGCAATGCAGGATCATACTCGAAACAGCAAAAAACTATGGGCGCATTGTAAGTGTTTGCCATGTGCTGCGTTATTCCCCATACTTCCGGCAACTGAAACAAATTCTGGATGCAAAAACCATCGGCGAAATCATCAGTGTGCAACACCTGGAGCCTATAGAGTATGTACATATGACGCATTCGTACGTACGTGGTAACTGGAGAAACAGCAAACAAACTTCACCAATCATTTTGGCCAAAAGTTGTCATGATACAGATATACTTCGCTGGCTTATCAACGAACCGTCCCGGTATGTTCAGTGTTTTGGAGGCCTTTCCTGGTTTAAACAAGAGAATGCGCCTGAAGGAAGTACAGAGCGGTGTACCGATGGTTGTGCAGTAGAAGGCGAATGCCCGTTTTCTGCAATACAGATTTATTTAAGAGATAAAAAGCGCTTGTACGTTTTCGACTTGCCTGAAGATACCGGCAAATGGAATAAGATCATTCTGCGCAATCTTTTCAATACCAACTATGGGCGCTGTGTGTATCGTATGGATAATGACCAGCCTGATCATCTTACGGTAAACATCCAGTTCGAAAAAAATATTACTGCCGCATTTTCTATGGAGGCCTTTACTTCTTACGAAGGCCGCTGTACACGCGTAATGGGCACAAAAGGCGACATAGTGGGGAACATGGAGACCTATACCATTACAGATTTTAAAACAGGCCGCGAAACAAGCTGGAGCCTTAAAACAGATTACCATGGTGGCGGAGATCACCGCCTGATGCAGGACTGGGTGCAGGCTGTTGGTCACCAGGATGCACAGGTACTTTCTTCAACCATCGACGTTTCTGTTGAAAGCCACCTCATGGCATTTGCTGCAGAACGCAGCAGGTTAAACAAAACCATCGAGCCTGTTATGTTGAACAAGTAG